From the Candidatus Kaelpia imicola genome, one window contains:
- a CDS encoding archease: protein MMRKHYRLIPHTADIAIMVDAKSLEKLYSNSARALFDILVGVDSIKHRMEKKVSVEGVDRDDLLIRFLNELIYIFSTERIILSSFKIIRLKSRELICMAKGERFDSLKGVKNEIKAATYCDFKIEKKRGGYKARVIFDV from the coding sequence ATGATGAGAAAGCACTACAGATTGATCCCTCATACAGCCGACATCGCCATAATGGTAGATGCCAAGTCCTTAGAAAAACTTTACTCTAACTCTGCCCGGGCACTATTTGATATTTTAGTAGGAGTTGATAGTATAAAACATCGTATGGAAAAAAAAGTATCGGTAGAGGGTGTAGATAGGGATGATCTCTTAATAAGATTTCTAAATGAGCTGATTTATATTTTCTCAACAGAGAGAATTATACTCTCTAGCTTTAAAATAATTAGGCTAAAGAGTAGGGAGTTGATCTGTATGGCGAAAGGGGAGAGATTTGATTCTCTAAAAGGGGTGAAGAATGAGATTAAAGCAGCTACTTATTGCGATTTTAAAATAGAGAAAAAGAGAGGCGGTTATAAAGCAAGAGTTATATTTGATGTTTAA
- the frr gene encoding ribosome recycling factor: MELKDVHREVDHRMDKTIEALKAEFTALRTSRATPALVENVKVEYYGFTLPLKQVASISIPEPRMILIQPWDVNAIADIEKAFLKSELGITPSNDGKVIRLALPSLTEERRQELVKLAKKIAGDSKIAVRNVRREANEGIKKLEKDSKITEDERFKAQEDMQHVTDGHIKKIEQILEAKEKEILEV; this comes from the coding sequence ATGGAATTAAAAGATGTTCATAGAGAAGTAGATCATAGGATGGATAAGACTATAGAGGCTTTAAAGGCGGAGTTTACTGCTCTGCGTACTTCTCGGGCGACTCCTGCATTGGTTGAAAATGTAAAGGTAGAATACTATGGTTTTACTCTTCCTTTAAAACAGGTTGCGTCTATTTCGATACCGGAGCCTAGGATGATTTTAATCCAACCCTGGGATGTTAATGCTATAGCAGACATAGAAAAAGCATTTTTGAAATCCGAGCTTGGAATAACCCCAAGCAATGATGGTAAAGTAATAAGATTAGCTTTACCTTCCTTGACTGAGGAGAGAAGGCAGGAATTGGTAAAACTTGCAAAAAAGATTGCGGGGGATAGTAAGATTGCGGTACGCAATGTAAGGCGTGAAGCCAACGAAGGGATAAAGAAGCTGGAAAAAGATTCAAAGATTACTGAAGATGAGAGATTTAAAGCTCAGGAAGATATGCAACATGTTACGGATGGACATATAAAAAAGATAGAACAGATATTGGAAGCTAAAGAGAAAGAGATTCTTGAGGTTTAA
- the pyrH gene encoding UMP kinase produces MSKPKYKRVVLKISGEAFQSDKGYGIDLTSISSISTQLMEVHKLGLEIAIVIGGGNIFRGGVAASEGMDRSTADYMGMLATVINGLALQDVLERDGISTRVQSAITMRSLAEPYIRRRAVRHLDKGRIVIFVCGTGNPYFTTDTTAALRAMEIGADVILKGTKVDGVYDSDPVKNESAKMFKELKYIDVLNKNLKVMDATAITLCMDKKLPIIVFNLFKKGNLNRVVTGADIGTVVKD; encoded by the coding sequence ATGAGTAAACCAAAGTATAAAAGAGTTGTATTAAAAATAAGCGGTGAAGCCTTCCAGTCTGATAAAGGTTATGGAATAGATTTAACCTCTATCTCATCTATATCTACTCAACTTATGGAAGTACATAAATTAGGTCTTGAGATTGCCATTGTTATAGGCGGCGGCAATATCTTTAGGGGTGGAGTTGCAGCATCTGAAGGTATGGACAGATCAACAGCTGATTATATGGGTATGCTGGCTACCGTGATCAATGGACTGGCGTTACAGGATGTGCTGGAGCGAGATGGTATATCTACCCGTGTTCAGAGCGCCATTACAATGCGTTCGCTTGCAGAACCCTACATAAGAAGGCGTGCTGTAAGGCACCTTGATAAAGGCAGGATTGTTATCTTTGTCTGTGGCACAGGCAATCCTTATTTTACAACCGATACAACCGCAGCTCTTCGTGCTATGGAGATAGGGGCCGATGTGATTTTAAAAGGAACGAAGGTTGACGGGGTTTATGATTCCGATCCTGTGAAAAATGAATCTGCCAAAATGTTTAAAGAGTTGAAATATATCGATGTTTTAAATAAAAATCTTAAAGTTATGGATGCAACGGCTATTACGCTTTGCATGGATAAGAAGTTACCGATTATAGTCTTTAATTTATTCAAAAAGGGTAATCTCAATAGGGTTGTAACAGGAGCTGATATAGGTACCGTTGTTAAAGATTAA
- a CDS encoding translation elongation factor Ts, with protein sequence MSFSIDDLRVLRDKTGAGVMDCKNALNESKGDIDKSVEILRKKGIKVAEKKSSRNVKDGIVEVYIHAGSKLGVMVELSCETDFVAKNEEFKILAHDIAMQIAAKSPTYISREEVSRDVIDKEKEILKAQFKDKPDNVIEKISKGKIEDFYKERCLLDQSYVKDESVIIKNLIADKIAKFKENIIIRKFVRFSVGE encoded by the coding sequence ATGAGTTTTTCTATAGATGATCTCCGTGTTTTGAGGGATAAAACAGGTGCCGGGGTAATGGATTGCAAGAATGCGCTTAATGAATCTAAAGGCGATATAGATAAGTCTGTCGAGATTTTGAGGAAGAAAGGTATTAAAGTTGCAGAGAAGAAGTCTTCTCGAAATGTTAAAGATGGCATAGTAGAGGTATATATTCATGCCGGTTCTAAGTTAGGCGTTATGGTAGAGTTGAGTTGTGAAACAGATTTTGTTGCCAAGAATGAAGAGTTTAAAATCCTGGCGCATGATATTGCTATGCAGATTGCAGCTAAGAGCCCTACCTATATCAGTAGGGAGGAGGTCTCCCGGGATGTTATTGATAAGGAGAAAGAGATTTTAAAAGCTCAGTTTAAGGATAAGCCTGATAATGTTATTGAAAAGATATCAAAAGGTAAGATAGAGGATTTTTATAAAGAGAGATGTCTTCTGGACCAGAGTTATGTTAAAGATGAAAGTGTCATAATTAAAAATTTAATAGCCGATAAAATTGCTAAGTTTAAAGAGAATATAATTATAAGAAAATTTGTTCGTTTTAGTGTTGGTGAGTAA
- the rpsB gene encoding 30S ribosomal protein S2 yields the protein MAAIGVIKELLEAGVHFGHPKKKWNPKMKPYIYGLKRGIYIIDLERTAQLLLKACEFVRDISSSGGSILFVGTKRQVQDMVEEEAKRCGMFYVNNRWLGGALTNFETVRKSVSRLKDIQHLKEEGKYALVTKKEQAGLDKELNKLLRNLGGIVDMDRLPDAIYVIDPNREEIAVREAIKLNIPVVSIIDTNCDPTVVDYLIPGNDDAIKSCKLITSYIANAVIEGRRFYVDSESKAKEEKETTIKAKEAVESGVVGELGKKIEDKSSKEIKSSEVSGKEDKE from the coding sequence TTGGCAGCAATAGGTGTTATTAAAGAGTTACTTGAAGCAGGCGTACATTTTGGGCACCCCAAGAAAAAATGGAATCCCAAGATGAAACCTTATATATATGGTCTTAAGAGAGGAATATATATTATTGACCTTGAAAGGACTGCTCAGCTTCTGCTTAAGGCCTGTGAGTTTGTTCGCGACATTTCTTCATCGGGTGGCTCCATACTCTTTGTAGGGACTAAGAGGCAGGTGCAGGATATGGTGGAAGAAGAAGCTAAGAGATGCGGTATGTTTTATGTCAACAACCGTTGGCTAGGTGGGGCATTAACTAATTTTGAAACTGTTAGAAAATCTGTATCACGGTTGAAAGATATTCAGCATTTAAAAGAAGAAGGGAAATACGCTCTGGTTACAAAAAAGGAGCAAGCGGGTTTAGATAAGGAACTTAATAAACTTTTGAGAAACTTAGGCGGTATTGTTGATATGGATAGGTTGCCCGATGCAATATACGTGATTGACCCTAATAGAGAGGAGATAGCTGTAAGGGAAGCTATAAAATTAAATATTCCGGTAGTAAGTATAATAGATACTAATTGCGACCCAACAGTTGTTGATTATTTGATTCCCGGAAATGATGATGCTATTAAATCTTGCAAGCTTATAACTTCATATATCGCCAATGCTGTTATAGAGGGCAGGAGGTTCTACGTTGATAGCGAAAGCAAGGCTAAGGAAGAAAAAGAGACTACTATTAAAGCTAAAGAAGCTGTAGAGAGCGGTGTTGTAGGGGAGCTTGGAAAGAAGATAGAGGATAAGAGTTCCAAAGAGATAAAGAGTTCCGAGGTAAGCGGTAAGGAGGATAAAGAATGA